A window of Pecten maximus chromosome 12, xPecMax1.1, whole genome shotgun sequence genomic DNA:
CTTATGcttataatacattattctGGATGTCCGTCTAGACTTTCCTTATAAATAGTTCTTAACCTCCGGGATGGTGTTGTTGCGCCTGCTCTTGAACAAATAAAGGAACAAGGCGAAGGTTTAGAATTGCGCCAGTGCTTTAACTTTTTTCCCTAAGTGCCCGTGCATTGAAACATTTCGTAACCTCCAAGGATTTCACAAGCATTAAACATTCCGTAACTTTCACAAAGATTTCACAAGCATTAAACATTCCGTAACTTTCACAAAGATTTCACAAGCATTAAAACATTCCGTAACTTCCACAAAGATTTCACAAGCATTAAAACATTCCGTAACTTTCACAAGGATAAAACTGATCTCCGCTACGTCCTCATTCTGTTTACCATTCTGTGTCATTCACCTAAACAACTCTTCACTTTCAGACGTTTTATTATTAATGATGTTTTCGTGATATGTATGTTGATTAGATAGAATTCAATGAAATAGGTACCGGGAGTAGAGTAGACAATAAGTTCAATGGCGGGAAACGGGACTGTTATAATGACGGTGTGATAGTGACTAGGGGTGGgagaggggaggtaactcgaatGAACGGTTATATAGTACGAGGTTAAAATGTGTTTCCCGGGGATTGGATTTGAATTCTGGGTATAATAAGATATTAACATATTAAGGTGTAAACAAAGTCAGAATTATGTTGGATCTTATTATattcgtgtttttttttgtgttgtttattttgggttTACTATAAGTGTGCTGGGCGGTAcatgtgttgttgttgttgttgttgttgttgttgttgttgttgtcgtcgtcgtcgtattactgaagacactgttagatattctgtttattacattttttatcaacgaaaaaccttccccgtatgctaactaggcctaatgtaaacaaaaaaagtagtttcccctgtccaggtgctgacatatatgtcgggctttctgattgatcaattattttggtattttctaatcattaatttgattggtcaaatcagcaaaagtgatatttgaaaaatatcacttttatagaatgaataatttttgatatttcactggtaaaaatgtaataaattaacATATTAAGGTGTAAACAAAGTCAGAATTACGTTGGATCTTATTATATTcgtgttttttttgtgttgtttattttgggttTACTATAAGTGTGCTGGGCGGTACAtgcgttgttgttgttgttgttgttgtcgtcgtcgtcgtcgtcgtcgtcgttgttgtttttgttgttgttgttgttgttgttgtcgtcgtcgtcgtcgtcgtcgtcgtcgtcgttgttgtttttgttggggttttttttgctATACTATATGTGTGCTGGGTTGTACATgggtgttttttgtttgtgctCTTTGTTTTGGGTTTACCATGTGTGTGCCGGATGACTTTTCTATGGATTTTCCTTTTTCCTTCCTAAGTACATGTAATTTGcctatatgttatattgtaatgaaTGTCTGTTTATACAATTTAAGTATATTAATCTTGGTTTTATAGAACTCCCGACAGCCGCCTCATACCCGACTGTATTCTTGTCGGTGTCAATGCATCTGAAATTGAATTGAGCCGAGGGCCTCAAGCTTTACATTATGTAGACTATTTTGATACACTCAGTGTATGTGTATAGCAGTCAGACGGACAATTGgtgttttgttatgtaatacTGACACGCTAAATACAAGGGGCCACAAACCAACGGACCTAATATCACCGGGAAACCTAGACCAACTTGTTGTCGCTGTGTTTGACAGGGTGGTGTTTGAGAGGGTGGTATAATTTTGCTTTGAAAGGACTCGGAGACAACATTCCTTTGATTTACGGTTCCAATCATAGAGAACATTCTGAATTCTGCAATATTTACTcatttcacatcaaatttaTATCAATGGTTTGTAGCCTCAGGCAGAGTATCACTGAGCTCTCTTTTGCATCTAAAATCGATTGAATAGGCGCCATCGTAGATCGGGATACAGTGGCTGAAATGGACCTCGTGATGGCCTCGATCACCGTTCAACAAATTggtttttttatattctttgCAAAGGGTGCGTCAATATACATTGGTGGGGAGAGAAGCTCCGCCAACACtaaacatatgatatacagataAAATGTCGCTTTGCACGATGGTATATCACAATTGATATGTCACGGAAGAGTGGTGCCATTGTTGAGATAAAACTAGTTCATGTACAAACGTATCACATCATTTATGTAGACATACTTCAGGTGTCGACATTAAATGCTTTGCGAGCTCGAGTAAGGGTGGTCTGGTGACGCAGCAGAAAGCACATTCTCgtttaattattttgttcttttagtttaaacatatctATTGTCAAAACATAGACAcgggattaggcacaagttacaacaacttatcaacgccttctcccaacatatatacagtgtattacaaggTATAGTTACATTTACATGGATAATGACAAAAACGATAAAATATACGGTTTACCAAATATACTGATCCAATTACAAAATTCAAAACCTATTACtggatttgataaaacattgcaCATATCTAAAGATATTTCTATTAAGGTCAACGGAAAGTTGTGAGTTTCCATTTAACATAACTTCTAAACTTATTGTAACATTCAGATTATTTAAGTTTTACAACAAAAAATGCCATTCGTTAGTAAAACGGTGACATTCCATAAAAAAGTGAAAGGCATTCTCACAAGGATGACCACAAATACAAGCTGCGCTTTCTACAAGGTTTACTCTAAAAAGATCATAATTAAGGGAACTACATTGGTGTCTTAGTTTGGTATGCAATTTTAAAATGCACTGGGGGACGTGACTGGACATTTTTcgataatgataatttaaacGAATGCAAGGACGGCAAGGAACGAACTGAATTATCTAAATTATTCCAACAATGAACGGTAGACGGTATAAAAGACGAGTTAGTAAGAGAGAGCCTGAATCGCGGAATTCTATAGCCATTCTTGTTACGTAGAGCATAGTTGGTATTTTTTGTCCTTTACGCATAAGTGTATGGATTAAGTCATAGTAACGGTCCATTGTACAgttaaaaatgaatttatttatacCTTGTATAAGTTAAAAAATGCATTTAGTGATAGAACTAATTATCAGGTTCGTGTGTTTACACCAGGTTCCGTTAATTTTACAATAGCCCTTGAGTGACCCAACTGTCTTTACTCTAAACTCTTTaccagagttgtcgttcctgaCATCTATCTGTAAAAGTTTATTCTGTTCTGTTGATTTTGTGCCCTATTCAAATACAGTTCTGGTTTCTGTTACTCGTGGGAATACAGCACGCTGTGTTTAGATTGGTTAAATACTCGTTATAAACTACTGGTGTcttattttatgaaaatgacATGCGAGACATCGTGATGTAATTTTGAGTGAGCGAATTTCCTCCTCTTGGTCACGGAAGTAACCCCGCGGGGAAGCTCTCGTCCATTTTCATTCACGACCCATTGAGGGGCTTTCAATGGAATCTAAAACAATATTCGTCATTCAGTTATTAACATATGTGAAGAGTTGGTTAGCCCCTCGATATCATTACCACACTGTTGATTGGGGGTGCATGGTCAGACTTGTTTTATAACCATTGGCTTATTGGTAACTACAAAACAGTATCGGGATTACACATGGTCCGATCAGAGTCACATAAACGCTTTTCTATCAGCTTCCAACCTCTCAACTaagatactgtacatacattttattgtttcgTTAAAATATGCATCTTAACAACATGATAAAAGAGAATAGGTATATCAAACGGACCAGTAGCTTATGTGCCGTACCATTTACGCggtattgtttttatattccggatttacaaacaacaaaatatgcaACACATCAGATTCAAATAACAGAAACAAATCCTATTATATTAACTATTATATCGTGAGATTTTAAATTACATTCTTGAATCAATACACAAAAACGTTATCAgattttcaataattatatgattttgaaaatatgcaTGCATGATTTTAAACGCGCTTTATAAAGCCGGCAATATTGACATCTATATTTATCTAGAGCAAATACGAGCACCTTTGTAAACACATGGATGGAACATGCAAATGGAAggttttgattaaatatttattaaacaaatatgtGCATGACGAGTTGTAAGGAAAAGGAGATTCAAGTTTACATAGTAAGGTATATAATCAATGTTACTGCTCGAACTTGTGCCGGTAATTTTTTTCTCCGTGTGTTTTATGTCGAAGTCGCCGATGCGTCTCGTCCTAGACACGTGAACTCCTTTGCATTCTTCATATCTCTGACAACACACGCACTTAATGCACTTCTCCCGATCTTAAGCGGACATTTTTGGATCCAAGTGTTTGTCTTAGGATCAAAACTTTCTACGTGGGGAGACGTTACAGAACCGTCGTACCCACCGATAGAGTATATTTTCCCGCCGAAAAGGATCGCACAAAAGTTACTACGACCTACATTCATACTATCAACGGCAGACCATGTATTCCGAAATGGCTTGTATTCTTCAACTGTGCGAAGCCGTACGCCACCGTCATATCCGCCGATGGCGAAGATGACTTCCCCGACTGACATGATAGACACGCCACTACGAGGAATGGACATACTTGTTAACATTGTCCAGTGATTTGTAGTCGTGTCGTACATCTCAACTGACGACAGACAATGTGAGCCGTCAAAACCGCCTGCTACGTAGATCTTACCGGAGGACACCGTGGCGCCACAATCGCTTCGACATTGTCGCATAGGCTGTGAGTCGTTCCATTGGTTCGATATGGCATCGTAATATTCCACGGAGTCGTGTCGCTGTCTACCGTCAAACCCTCCAAACACGTAAATCTTCCCATCGAGTTCCACGCCAGCAACGTAGCATCGCTGAAAATGCATCCGTGCTCTGTTTTCCCAGGTATGTGTGTCCGGACGGAAGCATAAAACTGAAGAAAGGTATCTAGAGCCATCGTAACCACCGATGACGTAGATCACGCCACCTAGTGACACAGTTGCATGGTAAGCACGCGTGTTCGGCATGTGAGACACAGCATCATACCATCGTCCAGTATACCGGTCAAACGTTTCCATGGAATCTACAACGCCACTACTTGACCATCCACCGACGACGAAGAGGACCTCCCGTGGAACACGAGGTCGAAGCATGTTCTCATGCGGATTGCAGATAATCGAATCAGTGTTGCGCATCCGCATTTTGAGGTCTTTTGCCCTTTCTAACAACGATTTTGATTTCGCACACTGCTTGAAAATACTTAGAGCTGTCGTAAGAAAGTCGTCGAAATATGACTGGTTTACAAAAGTCAGTCTCACAACACTCAACAGATCCGCAAAATGGCATTTTCTGCTGCCCGTGTCGTGTTTTATCCACCGAAGCACTGCGCTCAAAACTTCACTTTCGTCGGAAAcgtatatttcatcattgttaATAATTTCCTTTAAGTTGTCGAAACTCATTTGTAGGTATTCCTGACTTGACTCCGCAATTTCTGTAAAATGTCTCCATATGAATTCATTTGTCTTTTTCAGTCCATTTGTGCATGAATAAAAATCGAAGAACATCTTTATTCCAATGCAATTATCAATTGTTAGTTCATTCACGAGATAATCTGTACAATGTTTTTGAAGTCCGAACATGTGAAAACGGTCGGCAGCTGCAATAAGATCCTCGACGTTCCCCGGATGAATATCAACCCGTTGTATATATGCGTAGTCTATCACTGCTTCCATAGTTTTAGCTGATACTCCGGTAATGACGACATCATTCTCATATTCACGATTGCACATCCCCCAAGTGAACAAAGATCTAAAATAGTTGCTACAACTCGCCATGATTGCTTTGTGAATTGGTAAAGACACATTTTCAGTCGGAATATGAATGAGGCCATCTGTAAAAAGTCCTTTCTTACGCATATCGTTCATTTGGAGATGCTGTCCAATATGGTCCATGTCTTCCATTTCACACATTTTGTGACCTGCGTAAAAGTTATGTCCAAAACAAAATGACGTCTCTAACGTTTCCGTCTTATTGTGATGTCACTTCCGCCCACGTGACGTTATGTCATTGTTCGGGCGGATATGAATTACCTACCttagttatgtttttttttctctgacaGCACTTACAATACATACAAAACCCTGATATTCTCCCCTGTAAGTTAATTCTGACGTAGAATTATTCCAGAAAATGTATTCCACATAATAAACTTACTTGGTTACAGGATCGGACAGAAGTGGATggcttatacatgtacatgtaattatgtacaCTCATTTAGATTGATGTTAATCTTGTCAAATTCATTGACGAATGAAACATGTATCAATTGTAACAATAACGCTAgagtaacaacaacaacaacaaaaaactctgttatatataatgtttagatAAACATGGACTATGATCTGATTATAGAAGCAGATATTACCTACCTCAGAATGAACTAAGTTAAGCTAATATTAAATTTGGTAGCTTCATTGAGTCTAAATGACAATGATTATGAATACTTTACATTTCGAAAattatataatggacatatatGGATCTCTTTACATGTACACAAAGAAATATGTAGAGAGAGTTAATCCTCAGAGTTCGATAGCCTCGGAAATATCTATTCACGCATTCCTTTTTTAGAGCCCAAAATACTGCAAATTACAACCAAGGAATTTGTACCGTATATCCAAGGAGAAATAATTGCGATTACAGTATTTCATGCTCAGTTGTGCGGACGACAATGTCATAAACATTCGTGGAAGATGCTGGTTAAACAACTCGATATAACGGTATATGAATGCTGTATATGGTAAATGAGTACAAAATTATCAATGTTGAAACATCAGGAATTGAAACAAGTTTTCTCTTTCCCACTAACAACATTACAGGAAAAGGATAAACGCCGATACCAATGGGTTTTCTGCTTTACTTTCGTAAAAGATTTCTAGAGAGAAGACAGACATAGTCAATATTATATGCCTTGACGTAGATCACAACAGAAAGTGtcatggtgttatatatagaggaaGGCATAACTTAAAACACGGTTATTAATATTAAATACCCATGACATACACGTCACTACAGTATCATATGTATCTACATTGGCCAACGTAGATGATTAACCGCGAATCACGAATGAACTTTTGCACTCGTATACGAATCTGTTTCCTAATCAGACTTATATCACTTAATGACGTAAATGATAAGTTAATCCGAAATGTATGGTGACAGATGATAGCTATTTATAGCGAAATAATAACGATGATCTGTATATGACCCAATATATATTAGAAAGCAGGGGAAATTTCCTAGAAATAAGGAGACCACCACTGCCCTGTTTGACTAACCGATATATCTACAGCTATATTGTTATGTGGCTGTGTACTTACAATCATGACGCTGTAATGTTGCTACGCCCGTCGCATAGCGATAATCGTGATTTTTACAATAGCCTACTGCATCATGTAATGTAAAGAAATGATGTTGATAAGTTATAATAATATGTACCTTATCCTACACTGTACGTTTTGAATGCCCAATTTTAGGAAGAAAAAGGTTAAAATTAAACTTCGTTAACCCGCACACTGAAGAACTCTGGgaaaatgtttgacaatatactattataaatttcaaatttagtTACAGGTTTTGTacggccacgtaacctcaggtgagggggtcgcgatagctcagtcggttagagcgccggtcaCGTAACCTCATGTGAGGGCACCGCGGTAACTCAGTCAGTTACAGCACTggtcacgtaacctcaggtgaggagGCCGCGAtaactcagtcggttagagcgccggtcacgtaacctcaggtgagggcaccgcgatagctcagtcagttacagcactggccacgtaacctcaaGTGAGGAGGCCGCGAtaactcagtcggttagagcgccggccacgtaacctcaggtgagggggccgcgataggTCAATCGATCAGATCGCCGGCCACGTGACTTCAAATGGAgattcgacgctccctacccgtgacGCTTTGTGATtttcgggaagctgagaaatatgccagtctgtgctgtcatgtTTATGTCCTTGGGCAAGAAACTTTACTCTTATTGCTCTGGCATGCGACCGGCCTCATGTTTGTTGATCAGTGAGGTTGTCACGAACTACTACAGGATGCCCCGCCTCAAAATTACACTGGCTGTTCAAGGGGCGATAAACACAGCAAAGAAACTAACTTACCGCAtcatttataaaacaaacttgTGTGTTATTTGAGTGTTTAAAGTCCACAAATCTTCCACTCGTTTCTCCAGTTAATTTTTGTGTTAACCTACGACATAAACAGTAATACTACATTTGCCATTTTTTTAGTTCTGTGATCACGGATTTCTGAGAATACAATAAAGTTATTGTACCATAGAAATACGTCGAGTCGATCATCATTGTAAATTGATGGAACACGTATTACACTTTACACCACGTCagtttttcatttcaaaaccaATTTCATGTTTTCAAAATCCCGTTtctttcaatatacaacacagaAAACAAATCCATTTCGTAAACAAATATCTTGTTTTCAGCAACTCTCAGCatctttgttttaaaatgatctCACTTTCTGACCTTCCGGCGTCTGCTGTGAATACAACTCCATTCAATTTATGCCGGCCTTGCATGTCGGCTAGCAATCGAACCCCCTTGTACTCGACAAGTACACTTAAATGGTAAAATCATGGATTGATTCCTCAGAAATGAAGATTGAAAAACACTTAGACGAGGAAAACTAGTAATCTTATCACTGTGGTCTGTCTCGGGTCACGACCAACTTGTACATCACAGACAGCCTTCGGCGAGTTAGAATAATTGAAAAACCAGCGGATGGAAATGTCTTCATACAGTAAACCACACATATGTTCTGTAATCGTTTTTAACTTCGTTCATGACATTTATTATTAGCACacaataaattgttttatgGAAGCTTTTGACATGAATCACGGAAATACTAAGTGGTGTCGAGCTGGACATTAGAGACTTAGAGACCAGGAGTCATAGACTTTGAATCCATGAAACGTCTCATCCGTAGATGAAATTAGAAAATGACCAGCGCTGAATGATGTAGGGCATAGCTAATTAAAGAGTAAATTCACAAAGATCAACAACACTCTTTCTAACGCCTTGTTTTCTTCTCTGATAATAGTTTTAACAATATGTGTATAAGTTCTACAGTTAAACCACTCTTCAGTCAAGCATCTTAACTGTCAAACATCTCCATTGTCAAACCCCTACAGTCAAACCTATCCACAGTCAAACCTCTCTACAACAAAAACCTCCACAGTCAAACCTATCAACAGGCAAACATCTACAGTCAAACATCTACAGTCAAACATCTACTGTCAAACCTCTACAGTCAAACCCCTACAGTCAAACCTCTCTACAGTGAAACATCTCCATTGTCAAACCTCTCTACAGTCAAACATctctacagtcaaacctctcTACAGTCAAACATCTCTATTGTCAAACCTCTCTATAGTCAAACATCTTCACTCAAACCTCTCTACAGTCAAATCTCTCAACAGTCAAACCTCTCTACTGTCAAACCTCTTCATAGTCAAACTACTCTTCAGTCAATCATCTCAACTGTCAAACATCTCCATTGTCAAACCCCTACAGTCAAACctctacagtcaaacctctcTACAGTCAACCCTctctacagtcaaacctctacagtcaaacctctctacagtcaaacctctacagtcaaacctctctacagtcaaacctctctacagtcaaacctctacagtcaaacctctacagtcaaacctctcTACAGTCAAACATCTCTACAGTCAAATctctacagtcaaacctctacagtcaaacctctaCAATCAAACCTctctacagtcaaacctctcTACAGTCAAACcactacagtcaaacctatctacagtcaaacctctacagtcaaacctctcTACAATTAAACctctacagtcaaacctctctacagtcaaacctctctacagtcaaacctctacagtcaaacctctaCAGTCAGACCTCTACGGTCAAACCTCTACCGTCAAACCTCTTTACTGGCAAACCTCTTCAGTCAAAcctatacagtcaaacctctacagtcaaacatctacagtcaaacctctacagtcaaacctctacagtcaaacctctacagtcaaacctctctacagtcaaacctctctacagtcaaacctctacagtcaaacctctcTACAATTAAACctctacagtcaaacctctacagtcaaacctatcGACAGTCAAACCTctctacagtcaaacctctacagtcaaacctctaCAGTCAACctctacagtcaaacctctctacagtcaaacctctaTAGTCAAACCTctctacagtcaaacctctctacagtcaaacctctacagtcaaacctctcTACAATTAAACCTCTACAGTCAAACATctctacagtcaaacctctctacagtcaaacctctacagtcaaacctctTTACTGTCAAAcctatacagtcaaacctctcTACAGTCCAACCTCCCTACAGTCAAACctctacagtcaaacctctaCAGTCAAACCTCCCGACAGTCAAACCTCTCCACAGTCAAACctctacagtcaaacctcaACAGTCAAACCTCAACAGTCAAACCTCTCCACAGTCAAACCTCTACAATCTAACCTACAATTAAACCTACACTTGTCCTCGGGGAATACCATGGTAACTACAACACCATGGTTCTTCCTCAGAACATTTGTTTTTTCGGTAAATTGTGGTAAAAGTCAAACGTTAGGGACGGGTTGACCCAGCACGCTTGCGTGTCACTTCCGGTTAGCAGTGAATGAATACAGATTATTATCTGTAGATTACTCATTGGAGACCATTTTCTGTGTGATTACAGATCGATATCTGTACAATGACGACACtaatggaatttattttggAATAAGCCGAGAACCACCACAAATCGGAAATGATTCATTCATTGGCGGGCTATTCCTGTAGAATTTCTCCAGACCGTACAAATCATTTTATATAGATAGTTCACCGATAGTGTCGGTACTCTCTAGTAAAATTAATCTTGTGAGAAACGTCTACCATTGTTATTATCTTGACTATATTAGGTTAACTGATATAATTgctatttacagtatttattcaACAAGACTAATTACTATTTTTACAGACACAAACCAGTTTTGATATTGTACAATACAGAGAACTTTCCACAGTGAAATCGGTCTTGTCTGAtgtcatatcagacacacaaacacacaataaAATAATCAGATATTCCGGTGAATGAGGATTCTGATATCTTGATAATAAGACATTTATTACATGAGATACAACGACAAAACTAATTTCACACCATATTACAGGTGATTAGTTCACTTTATTAACGAGGTTTAACAAGCACGTTACACATCTCTCCAGTCATGACCCTTACCCCCTCCTGTAACTGTATAATTACAACACTGACCTTTACCCCCTCCTGTAACTGTATGATTACAACACTGACCCTTACCCCTCCTGTAACTTTATAATTACAACACTGACCTTTACCCCCTCCTGTAACTGTATGATTACAACACTTACCTTTACCCCCTCCTGTAactgtataattataacactgacctttacCTCCTCCTGTAACTGTATGATTACAACACTGACCTTTACCCCCTCCTGTAACTGTATGATTACAACACTGACCTTTACCCCCTTCTGTAACTGTATGATTACAACACTGACCTTTACCCCTCCTGTAACTGTATGATTACAACACTGACCTTTACCCCTCCTGTAACTGTATGATTACAACACTGACCTTTACCCCCTCCTGTAACTGTATGATTACAACACTGACCTTTACCCCTCCTGTAACTGTATGATTACAACACTGACCCTTACCCCTCCTGTAACTGTATAATTACAACACTGACCTTTACCCCTCCTGTAACTGTATGATTACAACACTGACCTTTACCCCTCCTGTAACTGTATGATTACAACACTGACCCTTACCCCTCCTGTAACTGTATGATTACAACACTGACCTTTACCCCCTCCTGTAACTGTATGATTACAACACTGACCTTTACCCCTCCTGTAACTGTATAATTACAACACTGACCTTTACCCCCTTCTGTAACTGTATGATTACAACACTGACCCTTACCCCCTCCTGTAACTGTATGATTACAACACTGACCCTTACCCCCTTCTGTAACTGTATGATTACAACACTGACCCTTACCCCCTTCTGTAACTGTATGATTACAACACCGACCCTTACCCCCTCCTGTAACTGTATGATTACAACACCGACCCTTACCCCCTTCTGTAACTCTATAATTACAACACTGACCCTTACCCCTCCTGTCACTGTATAATTACAACACTGACCCTTACCCCTTCTGTAACTGTATAATTACAACACTGACCTTTACCCCCTTCTGTAACTGTATAATTACAACACTGACCTTTACCCCCTTCTGTAACTCTATAATTACAACACTGACCCTTACCCCTCCTGTAACTGTATAATTACAACACTGACCCTTACCCCTCCTGTAACTGTATAATTACAACACTGACCTTTACCCCCTTCTGTAACTCTATAATTACAACACTGACCTTTACCCATCCTGTAACTGTATGATTACAACACTGACCTTTACCCCCTCCTGTAACTGTATAATTACAACACTGACCTTTACCCCCTTCTGTATCTGTATGATtataacactgacctttacCCCCTTCTGTAACTGTATGATTACAACACTGACCTTTACCCCCTTCTGTAACTGTATGATTACAACACTGACACTTACCCCCTCCTGTAACTGTATGATTACAA
This region includes:
- the LOC117339397 gene encoding kelch-like protein 10 — its product is MCEMEDMDHIGQHLQMNDMRKKGLFTDGLIHIPTENVSLPIHKAIMASCSNYFRSLFTWGMCNREYENDVVITGVSAKTMEAVIDYAYIQRVDIHPGNVEDLIAAADRFHMFGLQKHCTDYLVNELTIDNCIGIKMFFDFYSCTNGLKKTNEFIWRHFTEIAESSQEYLQMSFDNLKEIINNDEIYVSDESEVLSAVLRWIKHDTGSRKCHFADLLSVVRLTFVNQSYFDDFLTTALSIFKQCAKSKSLLERAKDLKMRMRNTDSIICNPHENMLRPRVPREVLFVVGGWSSSGVVDSMETFDRYTGRWYDAVSHMPNTRAYHATVSLGGVIYVIGGYDGSRYLSSVLCFRPDTHTWENRARMHFQRCYVAGVELDGKIYVFGGFDGRQRHDSVEYYDAISNQWNDSQPMRQCRSDCGATVSSGKIYVAGGFDGSHCLSSVEMYDTTTNHWTMLTSMSIPRSGVSIMSVGEVIFAIGGYDGGVRLRTVEEYKPFRNTWSAVDSMNVGRSNFCAILFGGKIYSIGGYDGSVTSPHVESFDPKTNTWIQKCPLKIGRSALSACVVRDMKNAKEFTCLGRDASATST